From Firmicutes bacterium HGW-Firmicutes-1, the proteins below share one genomic window:
- a CDS encoding type II toxin-antitoxin system mRNA interferase toxin, RelE/StbE family, which translates to MSKSLKIVYYPAAQDDIKGILNYISMDNPSAAISLIGKIDETIGSLSMFPHAGTIPSDNNLKSKNYRMLIIDSYIAFYIINETLSSVEIMRILSGRQNYINIL; encoded by the coding sequence ATGTCTAAAAGCTTAAAAATAGTCTATTACCCCGCAGCACAAGACGACATCAAAGGTATTCTTAATTATATTTCTATGGATAATCCATCAGCTGCAATTAGTCTTATCGGAAAAATAGATGAAACAATCGGTTCACTTTCGATGTTTCCGCATGCTGGTACTATCCCGTCTGATAATAATTTAAAATCAAAAAATTATAGAATGCTCATTATTGACTCCTACATTGCATTTTACATCATAAATGAAACATTATCTAGCGTGGAAATTATGAGAATCTTATCTGGAAGACAAAATTATATAAATATATTATAG
- a CDS encoding prevent-host-death protein, with the protein MPKILPISDLRNNFNEISETCHKNAEPIFITKNGKGDLVVMSQAYFEQLQAKLDLYDKLSVAEAQKSNNAPTISHDEFMSSLRSQYNV; encoded by the coding sequence ATGCCAAAAATTCTTCCTATATCAGATCTTCGTAATAACTTTAACGAAATTTCAGAAACCTGCCACAAAAATGCTGAACCAATCTTCATTACTAAAAATGGAAAAGGTGATCTTGTTGTAATGAGTCAAGCATATTTCGAACAACTTCAAGCAAAATTAGACTTATATGATAAACTTTCTGTTGCTGAGGCTCAAAAATCTAATAATGCTCCGACAATTTCTCATGATGAATTCATGAGCTCATTAAGGAGTCAATATAATGTCTAA
- a CDS encoding class I SAM-dependent methyltransferase, with amino-acid sequence MKIELKNEMETLIIPLYGKAKMSELGVFKDPFAEEAIAKLIYDYSKLKIQDKTQVMLAMRASIIDDFAKAFIGKNRNSLVLHLGCGLDARFMRLGIQTEIWYDLDFPEVINIKKQLYSQTANYRYISSSVTNLDWIDGIRMVGNEVLIIAEGLFMYLSENEIKALLEALKSKFKKYTIIFDAYSKLTVKSSKYHPSLKKTGAKVKWGVDDPREIEGYIKSIKHLKTLYLTDKKVVERIPKKYRIMFRVAGFFRSAREAHRVIIMKVDE; translated from the coding sequence ATGAAAATAGAATTAAAAAATGAAATGGAGACTTTGATAATTCCACTTTATGGAAAAGCAAAGATGAGTGAATTGGGAGTTTTTAAAGATCCATTTGCAGAAGAAGCTATTGCCAAACTCATCTATGATTACTCAAAACTTAAAATACAGGATAAAACACAAGTTATGCTTGCAATGCGTGCATCAATAATTGACGATTTCGCAAAAGCTTTTATTGGTAAAAATCGGAATAGCTTAGTTTTACACTTAGGTTGTGGACTCGATGCACGATTTATGCGTCTTGGAATTCAAACTGAAATATGGTACGACTTGGATTTTCCTGAAGTCATCAATATTAAAAAGCAATTATATAGTCAAACTGCAAATTATAGATATATTTCTTCTTCAGTTACAAATCTAGATTGGATAGATGGTATTAGAATGGTCGGAAATGAAGTGCTTATTATTGCTGAGGGGTTGTTTATGTATCTTTCTGAAAATGAGATTAAAGCACTATTAGAAGCTCTTAAATCGAAGTTTAAGAAGTATACAATTATTTTTGATGCGTATTCGAAATTAACAGTAAAAAGTTCTAAATATCATCCGTCCCTAAAAAAAACAGGCGCAAAAGTTAAATGGGGAGTTGATGATCCACGAGAAATTGAAGGTTATATCAAATCAATAAAGCATTTGAAAACGTTATATTTAACTGATAAAAAAGTAGTTGAAAGGATACCAAAGAAGTACCGCATAATGTTCAGGGTTGCAGGTTTCTTTAGAAGTGCAAGAGAGGCACACCGAGTAATTATTATGAAGGTGGACGAATAG
- a CDS encoding mannose-1-phosphate guanylyltransferase → MKRPLERILYIELKSGYSDDGPAWIGIVKYSKSGQTIYFNNKGFQQSADISSNYKDIETGERYWISGVKKNGEDRHWAGSGKIMIDRDIVDEYLQITGQKSIDTKRFELVSIEHEYPIDRINKILNKL, encoded by the coding sequence ATGAAAAGACCACTAGAAAGAATATTATATATTGAATTAAAATCAGGATATTCAGATGATGGTCCTGCTTGGATTGGCATTGTTAAGTACTCTAAGAGTGGACAAACAATATATTTTAACAATAAGGGATTTCAACAAAGCGCAGACATTTCTTCAAATTATAAAGATATAGAAACAGGAGAAAGGTATTGGATTTCAGGAGTTAAAAAAAATGGAGAAGATAGGCACTGGGCTGGCTCAGGGAAAATTATGATAGATAGAGATATTGTTGATGAATATCTTCAAATTACCGGGCAGAAAAGTATTGATACAAAAAGGTTTGAATTAGTAAGTATTGAGCATGAGTATCCAATTGATAGAATAAATAAAATATTGAATAAGTTGTAA